The DNA region ACGCCGGCCTTGAGCAGCGCATCCACCAGGGTTGAGCCTACTGTTCCGGCGCCACCCGTCACCAGGACATTTGCCCCCTCGAGCTCGCTCACAGGGCACGCTCCAGCCTGAGCTCGGAATCTGCCACCTCGGCTCCTGCAACTGCGGATGCCTGGCCACCACGGCTGAGGCTTCGGGTTATCGCTTCGAGTACTGAGAGAACCCGCAGTCCGGAGGCGCCGCCGGTGCGCGCCTCACGCCTGTTGCGGATGCAGTAGGCCAGCTCCTCCACCACCTGGCTCAGGGCCTCCCGTTCCGGCAGGGCAGGGGACCAGGTGTCGCCCAGGCGGTATGAGATGGCGGAGGTCTTCCGTTCGCCGGGCGAATTCGGCTGCCGGTTCAGGCTGACTCCCCGGTCATACACACTGAGCCGTTGCTGCGGGTTGAGGTCGTCCCACACCAGGGTGCGGCGGGATCCGCCGATCACCGTCTGCCGGATCTTGGTGGGGCTCAGCCAGTTCACGTGCAGGTGGGCGGCGGCATTGTTGGGAAGCCTGAAGTTCAGGTGGCCCACGCAATCCCGGCCGGTGCCCAGCGGATCTGCTCCGAAAGCCGAGACTTCGGCTGGGTTCAGTCCACCGGGGAGCACAAAGTCAAGGATTGCCAGGTCGTGCGGCGCCAGGTCCCAGAACACGTCGACGTCTGGCTTCACCAGCCCCAGGTTGAGCCGAACGGAATCCACAAACAGGATCTCCCCCAGTGAACCTCCCCGGACCAGCTCCTGCATCTTGAGCGCGGCCGGTGTATAGCAATGCGTGTGGTCTGCCATCAGCACCAGCCCGTTCGCTTCGGCCTCGGCCATCATTACCAGCCCGTGCGCCCGACTGTCCGCCAGCGGCTGTTCCACCAGGACGTGCTTGCCGGCGCGCAGCGCCACCAAAGCGGACCGGTAGTGGGTCCGTGCCGGCGTTGCGATCGCCACCGCGTCTGCGTCCACCGTATCCAGTAGTTTGTCGAGGGATTCGACCACGGGAATGTCCCCCAGCGTGGCAGCCAGTTTGCTGGCGCGGTTCATCTCCAGGTCGCAGATGGCTGCGACCTCCCAGTCAGGGCTGGCGTGCAGGTTGCGGGCAAGGTTGGTCCCCCAGTATCCGGCCCCGACGACGGCGATTCTGAGTTTCCGGATCGGTTGCCGGTGGGTGGGGACGTGGAACGGATTGGCGAAGGTCCTCATGTCACTTTCTTTCCCCGAGTGTTGCCCGTGATGCCAAATTACTCCGGCGCGGGCGCCTTTGGCCGCGAAACGAGAGGGGCTTTGTGGGTGCGGGAAGGGAACAGTGTGGAAACTGTGGGTACCTGCAATCCTGCGGGTTTCGCCCTAGAGGACAGGAAGGACGTACGGCTCCCGGGCCGCGGTTTCCTTGCCTGCTGCGAGGGCCGTGAGCTGGGCGCGTGATTCCACTCCGAGCTTCCGGTAGATCGCGGTAAGGCGTACCTCTACCGTGCGCACTGAGACGTACAGAGTGGCCGCGATTTCCTTGTTGCGCATGCCCCGGGCCACCATCTGCGCCAGCGCCTTTTCGTGGTCGGCGAGCATCAGCATTGCAGGGTTGCCGGCCGCGCGGGCTGGTTCCACCCGCTCGTCAAGCAACAGCGAATCGACGTGCTGGGTCCAGGCATCTGCGCCAGCTTCATCAAACATCACTTTCGCACGCAGCAGGCCGTCCCGGGCATCCCGCAGGCGGCCGAAGGCTTTCAGCCGCTCCGCATAGCAGAGCAGCGTCCTGGCCCGTTCGAGGACGGATTCGTGGGCGTTCCTGCCCTCCAGTGCCTGGCTGAACAGATGGAGGGACTGTTCACCGTCGGCCAGCATGGCGCGGCTCCGGGCGACGGCCGTCATGAGCCACGGGGACCTCAGTCCTATCGCGCGGCTCTCCAGCCGGAAAAGCGCCTGGGTTGCTTCCCGGTGCCGCCCCAGCCGGACCAGGACCTCCACCAGGTCGGCCTCGCAGCGCAACAGCGTGGGGTTGCCGAAGGACATGCCGATCTCCACAGCCCGGGACAATTGGGCGAATGATTCCGCAAGGTTGCCGCGCATGAGGGCAAAATGTCCCTGGCAGGCGGCCAGCTGGGCAGTGGTGGCCGGGTGGCTCTCCGCACTTGAAAAATGCTGCGCCTGCGCCACGTAAACCCGCGCCAGTGCTTCGTCGCCGAGCGCGTGGGCCCGCCAGACACGGAAGATATGGCGCATTCCGCGGTGGTATTTCGTCTCGGGTTCAGAGAGTTCGAGGTCTTCGATCAGTTTGACCGCTGTCCGGACATTGCCGGCGCGGATCTCGTTGTCCACCGCAAGGAAGTCTGCGGTTTCCCGCCAGTTGGTGTTGCTCGCCTCAACAGAGTTCCGCACCATGGCGAAGGCCTCCTTGGCGAGCCCGTGGTGTTCGGCGTAGCTCAGGGCGCGGCCCTGAACCAGGAGGGTGGCCACCCTGGCGGCGCCAACGGCGTCGTACTTGCGGTTGACGTGCTCCGTGTTTCCGCCGATTGCCCCGATCAGCAGTTTGGCGCGTCCGGCAACCGCCAGGCAGTCCGCGGAAGCGGAGTCCTGGAACTGTTCGGCATAGCGCAGGAGACCGACCGCATCCTCCAGTTCCCAGCGTTCCGCATAGTAGAGCGAGCCGACGGCCAGCAGGTTGGCGGCGAAGGCAGGGTCGTGCTGTCCGAACTCCTTGACCAGGCGGAGCACCATGCTGGAGCGCACGGCGGCACCTTGGATGAACTGGATTTCGAAGGCAAGGCCCGTCAGGCGAAGGATCAGCGCGGGGTTTCGCGTAACACGCTGCGCCCATTCAAGGTAGCGCCTGGCGTAGACAAATTCGCCCCTGTTGAAGAGCAGCTCGGACACGGTGGCGAGGCGGGCGGCAGTTTCCGCTTCCCAGGGGTTGATGGTGAGGGCACGTTCAATGTATTCCACGGCGAAGGCAACTTCCCCGCTGCGGACGAGGTCAACGGCAAACCGGAGGAGGCCAAACGGCGTCTGGCGCTCGAGCGCGGTAAAGCTCAGGTGCCAGCGGCGGGCATAGGGGTCCGTTTCGGCTGCCGCTTCAGCCATTGCGCGGTGATTGGCTGTCCGTACCGTCGGTGTCATGGCCGCAAAGACGTAGCCGCGGAGCAACTGGTCCTGGATCCGGAGATGCGGCCCCGTCCTAGTGGCCATGCCGCAAGCCAGGAGCTCATCGATTCCGGGCCACAGATCGCTGTAGACCTTTTCCAGCGTTGCGATGTCGCTCCGGCAGGACAGTGAAAGCAGGTCCAGGACGTGCCGTGCAAACGGCGTCAGCCCTCCCACTGTCGCGGCGAACTCCGATTCAAAGCTTCCCTTGCAGGGAAGTGGAACCGGGAGGGCGTACTTCCCCTCGGCCTGGCGTTCAAGCAGGCAGGTGTAAAGCTCGACGGCGGCGAGCGGGTTGCCCTGCGTTGCCGCCGCCACCGCGTGGACCGCCGCAGTGGCGGTCTGCCGTGCCGGAATCGCTTCCAGCATCCGGACGGTGTCGTTGTAGTTCATGGCCCTCAGCTGCAGTGACGGCAGGCTTGCGAAAGGGCTCTCACCCGCTTCCTCCCGCACGCTGATGAACAGTGCCATGTCCGTTCCTGACAGGCGGCGGGCCAGGAATCCGATGACAGCCTGGCTGCTGGGGTCCAGCTGGTCGGCGTCGTCAATGACGATCACCGTCCGCGAGGACGAGCGCTGGTGCAGCCCGTTGAGCAGCATCGTGGATACGGTGGGAACGTCCATGGCCCCGGTGGAATCGCGGAGCAGCTCGTCGGTGAACCGGTTGAGGACCGGGTCATCTATTCCGGTCAGGAGGGCAGTGAGGCCGGAAAGCGGCCAGTCGGATTCCGACGCGCTGGCCCGCAGAAAAACTGTCCGGTAATCCGAGAGCCGCGGAATTTCGGACAGCAGCGCGGATTTGCCCACGCCGCGCCGGCCCACAACCGTAAGGGCGGAGTCCTGGGGCCCTCGGATCACAGAAAGGATCCGGTCCAACTCCTTGCTTCGGCCTATTAAAGACATGTGGTCCCCATCCATCGAAGAAGGAGACCGACTTGCTTGGTATTGCCGATAATTCTCGCCGGTACCGTCCAGCCACATCGCTGAACAGGGACCAGCTACCTGTCCGTTTGTCACGTCCAGCACGGTGCCCAGCCGTTCTTGCAAATATAGCCCTGATCCGGCCCCTGCACCAGAGAATGTTCAGGTTCCACGATATTTCGGCTTCGTTTCAGAATTGCTGGTGAGGCATCACCTGATTCACCTTGGTGCTTCATCTTGTCAGAGCGCCTGATTTGGTCCCGGACGTTCTGTGTGAGTGCACATCCACGGGGGGTGGAGACGCGTCTAGGGTAGGAGAAATTCTGTGATCCACCACACGACCGAACGCCCCCACCGCGGCGAACGCCCGGGTCTGACCCCCCGGCTGCCTCAGGCTGCCAACACTTTCCCGAACAACACGAAGGACGGCGCATCCATGCACGCTGACCAGCAATTATCCAAATCGCTCAAGCCCCGCCACCTTTCCATGATCGCCATCGCCGGCGTGATCGGGGCTGGCCTT from Arthrobacter pascens includes:
- a CDS encoding helix-turn-helix transcriptional regulator; protein product: MSLIGRSKELDRILSVIRGPQDSALTVVGRRGVGKSALLSEIPRLSDYRTVFLRASASESDWPLSGLTALLTGIDDPVLNRFTDELLRDSTGAMDVPTVSTMLLNGLHQRSSSRTVIVIDDADQLDPSSQAVIGFLARRLSGTDMALFISVREEAGESPFASLPSLQLRAMNYNDTVRMLEAIPARQTATAAVHAVAAATQGNPLAAVELYTCLLERQAEGKYALPVPLPCKGSFESEFAATVGGLTPFARHVLDLLSLSCRSDIATLEKVYSDLWPGIDELLACGMATRTGPHLRIQDQLLRGYVFAAMTPTVRTANHRAMAEAAAETDPYARRWHLSFTALERQTPFGLLRFAVDLVRSGEVAFAVEYIERALTINPWEAETAARLATVSELLFNRGEFVYARRYLEWAQRVTRNPALILRLTGLAFEIQFIQGAAVRSSMVLRLVKEFGQHDPAFAANLLAVGSLYYAERWELEDAVGLLRYAEQFQDSASADCLAVAGRAKLLIGAIGGNTEHVNRKYDAVGAARVATLLVQGRALSYAEHHGLAKEAFAMVRNSVEASNTNWRETADFLAVDNEIRAGNVRTAVKLIEDLELSEPETKYHRGMRHIFRVWRAHALGDEALARVYVAQAQHFSSAESHPATTAQLAACQGHFALMRGNLAESFAQLSRAVEIGMSFGNPTLLRCEADLVEVLVRLGRHREATQALFRLESRAIGLRSPWLMTAVARSRAMLADGEQSLHLFSQALEGRNAHESVLERARTLLCYAERLKAFGRLRDARDGLLRAKVMFDEAGADAWTQHVDSLLLDERVEPARAAGNPAMLMLADHEKALAQMVARGMRNKEIAATLYVSVRTVEVRLTAIYRKLGVESRAQLTALAAGKETAAREPYVLPVL
- a CDS encoding Gfo/Idh/MocA family protein, whose translation is MRTFANPFHVPTHRQPIRKLRIAVVGAGYWGTNLARNLHASPDWEVAAICDLEMNRASKLAATLGDIPVVESLDKLLDTVDADAVAIATPARTHYRSALVALRAGKHVLVEQPLADSRAHGLVMMAEAEANGLVLMADHTHCYTPAALKMQELVRGGSLGEILFVDSVRLNLGLVKPDVDVFWDLAPHDLAILDFVLPGGLNPAEVSAFGADPLGTGRDCVGHLNFRLPNNAAAHLHVNWLSPTKIRQTVIGGSRRTLVWDDLNPQQRLSVYDRGVSLNRQPNSPGERKTSAISYRLGDTWSPALPEREALSQVVEELAYCIRNRREARTGGASGLRVLSVLEAITRSLSRGGQASAVAGAEVADSELRLERAL